The proteins below are encoded in one region of Planctopirus limnophila DSM 3776:
- a CDS encoding RNA polymerase sigma factor: protein MALTDTDRDLINRCLRREAGAWREFVDRFLPLFAHVIHHSAQARSIPLQNSDVEDLCSDVLIAITENDFAVLKRFRGKASLAAYLVVVARRVVVREMIKRRMSEAFGHVRSNHVNSGQNTDAIEPVAPTEVRRIEHQEVIEKILSGLPARDADVVRKYHMEGSSYQEISREVGIPLNSIGPILSRALERMRHRYAST, encoded by the coding sequence GTGGCACTTACGGACACTGATCGAGATCTGATCAATCGCTGCCTCCGCCGGGAAGCCGGCGCGTGGAGGGAGTTTGTTGACCGTTTTTTGCCACTGTTTGCCCATGTGATTCATCATTCGGCCCAGGCCCGAAGTATTCCGCTGCAAAACTCTGATGTGGAGGATCTCTGCTCAGATGTGCTGATCGCGATCACTGAGAATGATTTTGCGGTACTGAAGCGGTTTCGAGGAAAGGCTTCTTTAGCGGCTTATCTGGTCGTGGTGGCCCGCCGGGTCGTGGTGCGAGAAATGATCAAACGCCGAATGTCTGAAGCATTCGGGCATGTGCGTTCAAATCATGTGAATTCTGGGCAGAATACCGATGCCATCGAGCCGGTGGCACCAACCGAAGTCCGACGGATTGAGCATCAGGAAGTCATTGAGAAGATCCTGAGTGGGCTGCCGGCCCGGGATGCCGACGTGGTGCGTAAGTACCACATGGAGGGAAGCAGCTACCAGGAGATCAGCCGTGAAGTGGGGATTCCGCTGAACTCGATTGGGCCGATTCTTTCCCGCGCTCTCGAGCGGATGCGTCATCGATACGCCTCGACGTAA
- a CDS encoding diphosphate--fructose-6-phosphate 1-phosphotransferase has protein sequence MLAGNALIGQSGGPTSVINTSLLGVLETARKSKPIQRVFGMRFGIEGVLGDHLVDFSNEDAAVLKGLRGTPGSALGSSRLKLKDEHFPAVLKQLKKYNIRYYFMIGGNDTMDTIHRVVKYAGENGHEMIGVGVPKTVDNDLFGTDHTPGFPSAARYVAMSVLQGGLLAKDMQRVDQFVVFQTVGRSAGWLPAAAACARGNGLTAPHVILFPERPFVRDAFLSVVKKAQEKHGFVSIVCGEGIRDADGQPVSASQTRDKFNNVEFGAMGGTSAAMMLHRMISDEFGWRGEFQVTESLQMCAADRGLKLDLDEAYACGKEAVRLALAGTSGVMVTMQRVGKKTDAYQIGFGTIPLGEVANHERPMPDNFISKDGFDVTKAFLDYAKPLVGELPTYSVLAAKKGKA, from the coding sequence ATGCTCGCAGGCAATGCACTGATTGGACAATCGGGTGGGCCGACATCTGTGATTAATACATCGCTTCTGGGAGTGCTGGAGACAGCCCGGAAGAGCAAGCCCATTCAGCGTGTGTTTGGCATGCGATTTGGCATTGAAGGTGTCCTGGGTGACCACCTCGTTGATTTTTCCAATGAAGACGCGGCAGTCTTGAAGGGATTGCGAGGAACTCCAGGTTCGGCACTCGGTTCGAGCCGCCTGAAGCTGAAGGATGAGCATTTTCCGGCAGTGCTCAAGCAACTGAAAAAGTACAACATCCGCTATTACTTCATGATTGGTGGTAACGACACGATGGATACGATCCACCGTGTCGTGAAATATGCAGGGGAAAACGGCCATGAGATGATTGGCGTGGGTGTGCCTAAGACGGTCGACAATGATCTGTTTGGTACTGATCATACGCCTGGCTTTCCGAGTGCGGCCCGTTATGTGGCCATGAGTGTGCTGCAGGGTGGGCTTCTGGCGAAAGACATGCAGCGCGTCGATCAGTTTGTCGTGTTCCAGACGGTTGGACGCAGTGCGGGTTGGCTGCCAGCAGCGGCGGCATGTGCCCGAGGAAACGGTCTGACAGCACCGCACGTGATTCTCTTCCCGGAGCGCCCTTTTGTTCGCGATGCATTTTTGAGTGTGGTCAAGAAAGCTCAAGAGAAGCACGGGTTTGTTTCGATTGTCTGCGGTGAAGGGATCCGTGATGCCGACGGACAGCCGGTCAGTGCTTCACAGACTCGTGACAAGTTTAACAATGTCGAGTTTGGTGCGATGGGCGGAACCAGTGCGGCCATGATGCTCCATCGGATGATTTCGGATGAGTTCGGCTGGCGTGGTGAATTCCAGGTGACGGAATCGTTGCAGATGTGTGCGGCAGACCGTGGGCTGAAGCTTGATCTCGATGAAGCCTATGCGTGCGGTAAAGAGGCTGTTCGATTGGCTCTCGCGGGAACCAGCGGCGTGATGGTGACGATGCAGCGTGTCGGGAAGAAGACCGACGCGTACCAGATTGGTTTTGGTACGATTCCTTTGGGAGAAGTTGCCAATCATGAGCGTCCGATGCCGGACAACTTTATCTCCAAAGATGGCTTTGATGTGACGAAGGCCTTTTTGGACTATGCGAAGCCTTTGGTGGGCGAATTGCCGACTTACAGCGTGCTGGCAGCGAAGAAGGGGAAGGCGTAG
- a CDS encoding glutamine amidotransferase — MTRVLYCGDTSLETAAGYLAGLMTSWQWEFDYIPSHVGLDVGELLAKQDLVILSDYPAERMTAQAIDQLVTMVKAGCGLVMLGGWESYHGLGGNWDQTLLAEVLPVDIKSADDRINFDQPTLAIPAAINSVSHPILQNLPWEDRPPTIGGLNRIAAKAKAQTLLMARVWRPTFSLEHGKTTWEHADHHPLLVVGEAGTGRVAAFASDVAPHWVGGLVDWGDERVTSQAPGAGAIEVGNLYSQFFRQMLEWVAKSTR; from the coding sequence GTGACCAGAGTCCTTTACTGCGGCGATACTTCGCTGGAGACGGCGGCTGGTTATCTGGCGGGCCTGATGACCTCGTGGCAATGGGAGTTTGACTATATCCCCAGTCATGTCGGGCTGGATGTTGGTGAACTGCTGGCAAAGCAAGATCTGGTCATTCTGAGTGATTATCCTGCGGAACGAATGACCGCACAGGCCATCGATCAACTGGTGACGATGGTCAAGGCGGGCTGCGGATTGGTGATGCTGGGTGGCTGGGAAAGCTACCATGGTCTGGGTGGGAACTGGGACCAGACCTTATTGGCTGAAGTCTTGCCGGTGGACATCAAATCTGCTGATGACCGGATCAATTTTGACCAGCCGACGTTGGCAATTCCAGCAGCGATCAACAGTGTATCTCATCCGATTCTGCAGAATCTTCCTTGGGAAGATCGTCCGCCGACCATTGGGGGCCTCAATCGCATCGCGGCTAAAGCTAAGGCTCAAACCTTGCTGATGGCCCGCGTCTGGCGGCCGACTTTCAGCTTGGAGCATGGGAAAACGACCTGGGAACACGCAGATCATCACCCACTTCTGGTGGTTGGAGAAGCGGGTACAGGGCGAGTGGCTGCATTTGCCAGTGACGTGGCACCTCACTGGGTGGGTGGACTGGTGGATTGGGGCGACGAGCGTGTGACGTCACAGGCTCCGGGAGCCGGAGCGATCGAAGTGGGAAATCTCTATTCGCAGTTTTTCCGGCAGATGCTGGAGTGGGTCGCCAAATCAACGCGATGA
- a CDS encoding ferredoxin family protein, which produces MTHVVAEPCFNCKYTDCVVVCPVECFKEGESMLFIHPEECIDCEACVPECPPQAIFHEDNLPAQWADYLKLNAEMSEQCPPITEKKEPLGPPIG; this is translated from the coding sequence ATGACTCACGTTGTGGCGGAACCCTGCTTCAACTGCAAATACACCGATTGTGTTGTTGTTTGCCCCGTCGAATGTTTCAAAGAGGGCGAATCGATGCTCTTCATTCACCCCGAAGAGTGCATCGACTGCGAAGCCTGTGTCCCAGAGTGCCCCCCGCAGGCCATCTTTCACGAAGACAATCTTCCCGCTCAATGGGCCGACTATTTGAAGCTCAACGCCGAAATGTCGGAACAGTGCCCTCCAATCACTGAAAAGAAAGAACCTCTCGGCCCACCAATCGGCTGA
- a CDS encoding lipoate--protein ligase family protein: MAEDICTRLLDLWPAEVDRIDYSLPTAPDNLAFDEALLLTVNDEPEAACMRFWELRRYAVILGRSNSREKEVNAEACAADGVEIFRRCSGGGTVVAGPGCLMFTVVVPLTAEISKLGVPATTCQLLGRIVKQLRPMVGDVQIKGTSDLVIGERKFSGNAQKYSRHALLHHGSILYGFDLPRISRYLNMPSRQPDYRVGRSHDEFVMNLAATREQLTAAIATAWNAHEDEHFVPPYDLTAQLARDRYRTPEWNA, from the coding sequence ATGGCGGAGGATATTTGCACGCGACTGCTGGATCTCTGGCCGGCAGAAGTGGATCGGATTGATTATTCGTTGCCGACAGCTCCGGACAATCTGGCCTTTGACGAAGCACTGCTGCTGACAGTGAACGATGAGCCGGAAGCGGCCTGTATGCGGTTCTGGGAACTGCGCCGGTACGCCGTCATTCTGGGGCGTTCCAACTCGCGTGAGAAAGAGGTTAATGCCGAAGCCTGTGCTGCTGATGGGGTGGAGATCTTTCGGCGCTGCAGTGGAGGTGGGACTGTTGTGGCTGGCCCGGGCTGCCTGATGTTCACGGTCGTGGTGCCACTTACGGCAGAGATCTCCAAGCTGGGAGTACCGGCGACAACCTGTCAGTTATTGGGAAGAATCGTCAAGCAATTACGGCCCATGGTGGGTGATGTGCAGATCAAAGGGACGAGTGATCTGGTCATTGGTGAGCGGAAGTTTTCCGGGAACGCCCAGAAGTACAGTCGGCATGCGCTGTTGCACCATGGTTCGATTTTGTATGGATTTGATCTGCCAAGAATCAGTCGCTATCTGAACATGCCCTCTCGGCAGCCCGACTATCGAGTCGGTCGCAGCCATGATGAGTTTGTCATGAACTTGGCGGCGACGCGCGAACAGCTCACTGCTGCAATTGCCACTGCCTGGAATGCTCATGAAGATGAGCACTTTGTGCCCCCTTATGATCTGACGGCCCAGTTGGCGCGAG
- a CDS encoding SIS domain-containing protein encodes MFADREPYAGFGLVADMLAVPQVIRDFDPQVVSGTAQEVRSAGRLLLTGEGSSRLFPGKNAIMYSRQQGWPCVLHTEAGRQSQDYALNEWAVLAASNSGKTAEVIRLFTQLKGAGHPALYSLTAMAASPLEALAKRGHVLKCGKEGAVAATKSVIEQALVVRALVEAVAGESNLKSQLPTLADQVQKVLTQPIDREIIEKLAKARTIYFAGRNDGVAEELTLKTNEITRKPSDFLEGTYAVHGIEEIMQADDVVVWINPYAESEQKFMDVLVKGVGLTVVTISPRETMFPNIQIPDGGSLAGFVELCAGWNLLVEIGMALGVNVDKPQRARKVGNEFVAG; translated from the coding sequence ATGTTTGCTGATCGTGAGCCGTATGCCGGGTTTGGACTTGTGGCCGATATGCTGGCTGTGCCCCAGGTGATTCGTGATTTTGATCCTCAAGTGGTGAGTGGGACTGCCCAGGAAGTGCGCTCGGCTGGTCGATTGCTGCTGACAGGCGAAGGATCGAGCCGACTCTTCCCGGGGAAAAATGCCATCATGTATTCCCGCCAGCAGGGTTGGCCATGTGTGCTGCATACAGAAGCTGGTCGGCAGTCGCAGGATTATGCCTTGAACGAATGGGCAGTCCTGGCGGCTTCGAATAGTGGCAAGACAGCAGAAGTCATCCGGCTGTTTACGCAGCTCAAAGGGGCCGGGCATCCCGCGCTCTACAGTTTGACGGCGATGGCTGCTTCGCCATTAGAAGCTCTTGCCAAACGCGGGCATGTCCTGAAGTGTGGTAAAGAAGGTGCAGTCGCAGCCACCAAGAGTGTGATTGAACAGGCTCTGGTGGTGCGGGCACTGGTCGAAGCTGTGGCGGGTGAGTCGAATCTCAAGAGCCAGTTGCCGACACTCGCCGATCAGGTACAGAAGGTGCTGACTCAGCCGATCGATCGCGAGATCATCGAGAAACTGGCCAAGGCCAGGACGATCTACTTCGCAGGACGGAATGATGGTGTCGCCGAAGAGCTGACACTCAAGACCAATGAAATCACGCGTAAGCCCAGCGATTTCCTGGAAGGGACGTATGCTGTCCATGGGATTGAAGAGATCATGCAGGCCGACGATGTAGTGGTGTGGATCAATCCATATGCTGAGTCGGAACAGAAGTTCATGGATGTGCTGGTGAAGGGCGTGGGCTTGACCGTCGTGACCATTTCGCCACGCGAGACGATGTTCCCGAACATTCAGATTCCGGATGGGGGAAGTCTGGCGGGGTTTGTCGAACTGTGTGCAGGCTGGAACCTGCTGGTGGAGATCGGCATGGCGCTGGGTGTGAATGTGGATAAGCCTCAAAGAGCCCGCAAAGTGGGCAACGAGTTCGTGGCGGGCTAA
- the asnB gene encoding asparagine synthase (glutamine-hydrolyzing), with translation MCGVVGFYAPQAPMPLHEAEHVLRQMTNRLEHRGPDDAGCWIDAQSGIALGQTRLAIVDLSPLGHQPMDSANGEWTIVFNGEIYNFHTLRQELASLGVTFKGHSDTEVLVEGFNIWGVRPTIEKCVGMFAIAAWNHRERELTLVRDRLGKKPLYYGCIGQTWLFASELKALHPHPRFEPRLNRNAIPLYLRHNYIPGPYSIYEHIWKLQPGTILTINAQGQSTGPQTYWSMRKDASAKGLANIFQGTFDEALQQLEQLLENAIALRMIADVPLGSFLSGGIDSSLVTALMQKVSSKPVRTFSIGFEDPAYDEAPFAKAIAQHLKTDHIEHIVSGREALDVIPLLPEMFDEPFADSSQIPTYLVSKLARQSVTVALSGDGGDEFFCGYRRYFQTQQIARMLQRIPGPARSIASILCQWAVPLAKTVSLRWQKRLNHASHLFSHAESDDLYLSHMQYWTEQSPGTIGIPWSGTEFMNRETWLASPHAEERWMDLDSRTYLPDDILTKVDRTSMAVALETRAPLIDHRVIEFAWTLPLDFKRQDNNGKIPLKRILNKYVPSELFERPKKGFGVPMERWLCEDLRDWAEDLLSEQSLNATGFYNTPLIRQRWHAHTHGQPVWNYHLWGVLMLQAWLRTWPH, from the coding sequence ATGTGTGGTGTCGTTGGTTTTTACGCTCCTCAGGCCCCGATGCCGCTCCATGAGGCAGAGCATGTTCTCCGTCAGATGACCAACCGCCTCGAGCATCGCGGCCCGGATGACGCCGGTTGCTGGATCGATGCGCAATCAGGCATTGCACTCGGTCAGACTCGACTGGCCATTGTCGATCTTTCACCACTTGGCCACCAACCGATGGATTCTGCCAATGGCGAATGGACAATCGTCTTCAATGGAGAAATCTATAACTTTCACACACTCCGCCAGGAACTGGCCTCACTCGGAGTCACCTTCAAAGGCCATTCCGATACCGAAGTGCTCGTCGAAGGTTTCAACATCTGGGGGGTTCGCCCCACCATCGAAAAATGCGTCGGTATGTTTGCCATCGCCGCCTGGAACCATCGCGAGCGGGAACTCACTCTCGTCCGTGATCGACTGGGAAAAAAGCCCCTCTACTATGGCTGCATCGGTCAAACGTGGTTGTTTGCATCCGAACTCAAAGCTCTGCACCCTCACCCCCGCTTTGAACCAAGGCTCAACCGAAATGCCATTCCTCTCTACCTGAGGCATAACTACATCCCCGGCCCCTATTCCATCTACGAACACATCTGGAAACTACAGCCGGGAACCATCCTCACCATCAATGCCCAGGGCCAGTCCACAGGCCCGCAGACTTATTGGAGCATGCGCAAAGATGCCTCTGCCAAAGGTCTGGCCAATATCTTCCAGGGAACCTTCGACGAAGCCCTCCAGCAACTCGAACAACTGCTCGAGAACGCCATCGCACTGCGCATGATTGCCGATGTCCCCCTCGGTTCTTTTCTCTCTGGCGGCATCGATTCATCCCTCGTCACCGCTTTGATGCAGAAGGTGTCGTCCAAACCTGTCCGCACTTTCTCGATTGGTTTTGAAGACCCAGCCTACGACGAAGCCCCCTTTGCCAAAGCGATCGCCCAGCACTTAAAAACTGATCACATCGAGCATATTGTCTCAGGCCGCGAAGCCCTGGATGTCATCCCGCTCCTCCCGGAAATGTTCGACGAACCATTTGCCGATTCATCACAAATCCCAACCTACCTCGTCTCAAAGCTCGCCAGACAATCAGTGACCGTGGCACTCTCGGGCGATGGTGGTGATGAGTTCTTTTGCGGCTACCGCCGCTATTTCCAAACCCAGCAGATTGCCAGGATGCTGCAGCGAATTCCTGGTCCTGCCAGATCGATCGCCTCAATCCTTTGTCAATGGGCTGTACCATTAGCAAAAACGGTTTCGCTTCGATGGCAAAAGAGACTCAACCACGCCAGCCATTTGTTTTCGCATGCCGAGAGCGACGATCTTTATCTGTCACACATGCAGTATTGGACTGAGCAATCTCCCGGCACCATCGGCATTCCCTGGAGCGGCACCGAGTTCATGAATCGTGAGACCTGGCTGGCATCACCTCATGCCGAAGAGCGCTGGATGGATCTCGATTCTCGCACCTACCTGCCCGACGACATCCTCACAAAAGTCGATCGTACCAGTATGGCAGTGGCACTCGAAACCCGGGCCCCGCTCATTGATCATCGCGTCATCGAGTTCGCCTGGACATTACCTCTCGACTTCAAGCGTCAAGACAACAACGGCAAGATCCCTCTCAAGCGTATTCTCAACAAATACGTCCCGTCAGAACTTTTCGAACGCCCCAAAAAGGGATTCGGCGTGCCGATGGAACGCTGGCTCTGTGAGGACCTTCGCGATTGGGCCGAAGACCTGCTCTCAGAACAAAGCCTGAACGCCACCGGTTTCTATAACACTCCTCTCATCAGGCAGCGCTGGCACGCCCATACCCACGGCCAACCGGTCTGGAATTACCATCTCTGGGGAGTGCTCATGTTGCAGGCCTGGCTGCGAACCTGGCCACATTGA